In Cryomorphaceae bacterium, the genomic stretch GGGGGTAAATCGTCTAATTGGCTAATCGTCTAATCGGCCAATCGGCTTATTGTCTCATCGTCTCATTGGCTCATTGGCTTATTGTCTCATTGGCCTATCATCACTCCGCTCGCTTTCCCTATATTTACCCCCATGCCGGGAAATACCTTTGGATCGCTGTTCAGGCTCACCACTTTTGGAGAATCGCACGGTGTTGCCATTGGCGGCGTGATTGACGGCTGCCCCGCCGGATTGGAGATTGACGTTGAAGAAGTTCAACTTGCGCTAGACCGACGCAAACCGGGGCAATCGGAAATTACCACGCAACGCAAAGAGAGCGATACTGTACAATTCCTTTCAGGCATTTTTGAAGGACGCAGCACCGGGGCTCCCATCGGTTTTCTGATTCAAAACACCGACCAGCAGTCCAAAGACTACAGCCACCTGGCAGATGCGTACCGGCCCTCACACGCTGATTACACCTACGAGCAGAAATACGGACATCGGGATTACCGTGGCGGCGGCCGATCGAGTGCCCGTGAAACGGCTTGCCGCGTGGTGGCGGGTGCCATGGCTGCCCAATTGTTAGCGAAATTAGGTGTAAGCATTGCTGCATGGGTGCATCAGGTGCATGAAATAGGCATACCGGAAAAAGCCGAAGGTGTGGATTTGAGTCATCGCTTTGAAAACCCCGTGCGCTGCCCTCACCCCGAAACGGCGCAAAAAATGATGGCCGCCATTGAAGAAGCCCGCGATGCCGGCGACTCTCTGGGCGGGGTGATTGCGACGCGCATCACCGGTGTTCCGCCCGGTTTGGGCGAGCCCGTGTTCGACAAGCTGCACGCTGACCTCGGCAAAGCCATGCTCAGCATTAACGCGGTAAAAGGTTTTGAAATCGGGTCGGGGTTTGCAGGAACGAGGATGCGCGGCTCGGAGCACAACGATGTGTTTGAATCGTCGGAAAGCGGTATTCGCACCCGCACCAACCACTCCGGTGGTGTGCAGGGTGGTATCAGCAACGGCGAGGAGATTGCTTTCAAAGTGGCCTTTAAGCCCACGGCCACCGTGCTCAAACCCCAGGAAAGCGTGAACAAGCAAGGCGAAAACATT encodes the following:
- a CDS encoding chorismate synthase, with the translated sequence MPGNTFGSLFRLTTFGESHGVAIGGVIDGCPAGLEIDVEEVQLALDRRKPGQSEITTQRKESDTVQFLSGIFEGRSTGAPIGFLIQNTDQQSKDYSHLADAYRPSHADYTYEQKYGHRDYRGGGRSSARETACRVVAGAMAAQLLAKLGVSIAAWVHQVHEIGIPEKAEGVDLSHRFENPVRCPHPETAQKMMAAIEEARDAGDSLGGVIATRITGVPPGLGEPVFDKLHADLGKAMLSINAVKGFEIGSGFAGTRMRGSEHNDVFESSESGIRTRTNHSGGVQGGISNGEEIAFKVAFKPTATVLKPQESVNKQGENIILEGKGRHDPCVLPRAVPIVEAMAALVLADHYLRSKTSKL